A window from Zingiber officinale cultivar Zhangliang unplaced genomic scaffold, Zo_v1.1 ctg79, whole genome shotgun sequence encodes these proteins:
- the LOC122037769 gene encoding uncharacterized protein LOC122037769 isoform X3, producing MGSNLEGGPFDNNASQEEEDTFAFVADSVVKSGEYHMPKKAVRTLSHSLSSDSGQDSSTENAEIKQTIIASVMHDSSVENAEHKQAIKASVVHDASENVVLNPEAILDAVEDSSFLQEQTNPAGCCLFSLDASKTSDLLDRRTCSIADEQHRRNCNMGNNSCNSGGQDSNNANHGHPEELKKKVMGCHFGLTDNSHIKNDEENIHKEAIDDCNNSGPEEGETNCKGNTTILMKSSTTYCSKDANSCHNTDGIKDPISSSNMSLKFQFSCSGSQNKDLSQCAMDDGNSPIMVKLFFGNDDGKKDISDGKVSNEDNVKSQPQLVSSEGIDKCLGTENGGNGFKTQEEVKSRGCNEQSDTSKSKRQMSQGLLQPDVEGEDSEETEEDVKVCDICGDEGQEELLAICSRCSDGAEHIYCMRIMLAKVPEGEWLCEECQLKETADKVTGKSKAQISRIESPPPEESNQNNEFSMENKAIDPDIRRDNEELANLLPSKRKRETMKVDSVSKEKVNEADGASTGTSIPSKPSQFSHENCKKAASDILKLFPTTCEKLEGISHRDSDAQSFNPESSKIQTPYEQMHGTLSKSISFNNSKVPKVKQLLNNVPWKQNFAKESNLTNKRSKGPSRGITKSASFRTESCCKTLSKTHALSTSHPEISRGVKQVEGGPMLGKRNSDYQFASPAVSAKSNLKIQSCDAELKRISDSRNLAGSKGSNDATGIANEGKKQPSANPSRTSGGTSVVRFYKNEEQKPFLPPPKFAMLRHRDDKTKDQTFINSKLAASIPNRCHKCNETGHPTQFCPVDKLRTTAMTAPSDQSLRAMDNRSIKQKNAFEISSWKLGTKRKSPEQYEEVLLGHADVNSEETTKTFAAVPRNMPSVESTMDVQDHKKSVVVPRSETDLDVANDLAAMPVIQNMSDQASIEIGLMRASVIPEINYIWQGAFEVSTSTRSLTVLDGFQAHLSSYVSPIALEVAGQLPCKVQLEEVPRLSSWPLQFCENNPKEDSIALFFFAKNIDSYENYYWKLMDNILKNDLALIGVVGPVELLIFPSNLLPENSQRWNNLFYLWGLFRGRQENSLGDLPGLNERSPVNSLNMKSARKDLSMQTGTEDCSSVEISDDTSPKVTRSDKLLRENSSKYSSCIDLQAIPISGNENEEQPLVEDIVHKNVPDDEEQTKQILWSHPAACSFRSRSHDTSVCVLRPESKIQIDIEQMASEMEKDIHSSYGRPNQRFW from the exons ATGGGATCAAATCTTGAGGGAGGACCTTTTGATAATAATGCctcccaagaagaagaagatacattTGCTTTTGTTGCTGATAGTGTTGTTAAGAGCGGGGAATATCATATGCCTAAGAAAGCAGTTAGAACACTATCTCATTCACTAAGTTCTGATTCAGGACAAGATTCATCTACTGAAAATGCTGAAATTAAACAAACAATTATAGCATCAGTTATGCATGATTCATCTGTTGAAAATGCTGAACATAAACAAGCAATTAAAGCATCAGTAGTGCATGATGCATCTGAGAATGTAGTCTTAAATCCAGAGGCTATTTTAGATGCAGTTGAAGATAGTAGTTTCCTTCAAGAACAAACTAACCCTGCTGGTTGTTGTCTTTTTTCCTTAGACGCCAGTAAAACATCAGATTTGCTTGACAGGAGAACATGCAGTATTGCTGATGAGCAGCACAGAAGAAACTGTAACATGGGAAATAATTCTTGCAATTCTGGAGGTCAAGATTCCAATAATGCAAATCATGGTCATCCTGAGGAATTAAAGAAGAAAGTCATGGGATGCCACTTTGGTTTAACAGACAATTCTCACATAAAAAATGATGAGGAGAATATTCATAAAGAGGCTATTGATGACTGTAATAATAGTGGACCTGAAGAGGGTGAGACTAACTGTAAAGGAAATACAACAATTTTGATGAAGAGTAGTACCACATATTGTTCCAAAGATGCTAACTCGTGTCACAATACTGATGGCATAAAAGACCCAATTTCAAGTAGTAATATGTCTTTGAAATTCCAATTTTCTTGTTCAGGTTCACAGAACAAAGATCTGTCTCAGTGTGCCATGGATGATGGAAATTCTCCAATAATGGTCAAACTATTTTTTGGCAATGATGATGGGAAAAAGGATATTTCTGATGGTAAAGTCAGCAATGAAGATAATGTAAAGAGTCAGCCTCAGTTGGTTTCATCAGAAGGCATTGACAAATGTTTGGGAACTGAAAATGGCGGCAATGGATTCAAGACGCAGGAGGAAGTAAAGTCAAGAGGTTGTAATGAACAATCTGATACATCTAAATCAAAGCGTCAGATGTCTCAGGGGCTTTTACAGCCTGATGTTGAAGGTGAAGATTCAGAAGAAACCGAAGAAGAT GTAAAAGTATGTGATATATGTGGAGATGAAGGTCAGGAAGAGTTGCTTGCTATCTGTAGTAGGTGCAGTGATGGAGCTGAGCATAT TTACTGCATGAGAATAATGTTGGCTAAAGTTCCTGAAGGTGAGTGGTTATGTGAAGAATGCCAATTGAAAGAGACTGCAGATAAAGTAACAGGAAAATCTAAAGCACAAATTAGTAGAATAGAATCACCACCTCCTGAGGAAAGTAATCAGAACAATGAATTTAGTATGGAAAATAAGGCAATTGATCCAGACATCAGAAGAGATAATGAAGAACTAGCTAATTTACTTCCGTCTAAAAGGAAGAGAGAGACTATGAAGGTTGATTCTGTTTCTAAGGAGAAAGTCAATGAAGCAGATGGTGCCTCTACTGGTACAAGTATTCCAAGCAAACCTTCCCAGTTCTCACATGAAAATTGCAAAAAAGCTGCTAGTGATATACTAAAACTTTTTCCCACTACATGTGAGAAGTTGGAAGGTATATCCCATCGAGATTCTGATGCACAATCTTTTAATCCTGAGTCATCTAAGATACAAACACCTTATGAACAAATGCATG GGACTCtatcaaaatcaatttcatttaACAATTCAAAAGTTCCGAAAGTAAAACAGTTGCTGAATAATGTTCCTTGGAAGCAAAATTTTGCTAAGGAATCTAATTTAACCAACAAAAGAAGCAAAGGACCTAGCCGAGGAATCACAAAATCTGCATCATTCAGAACCGAGAGTTGTTGCAAAACATTAAGCAAAACTCATGCACTTAGCACGTCACACCCTGAGATTTCTAGAGGTGTCAAACAAGTGGAAGGTGGGCCCATGCTAGGTAAGAGAAATTCTGATTATCAATTTGCCAGTCCGGCGGTATCTGCTAAGTCCAATTTGAAGATTCAAAGCTGTGATGCCGAACTAAAAAGGATATCTGATTCAAGAAATCTAGCTGGCAGCAAAGGATCAAATGATGCAACTGGTATAG CTAATGAAGGGAAGAAGCAGCCATCAGCAAATCCATCACGAACTTCTGGAGGTACATCTGTAGTTAGATTCTATAAGAATGAAGAACAAAAGCCTTTTCTACCTCCTCCCAAG TTTGCAATGCTTAGGCACAGGGATGATAAAACCAAAGACCAAACCTTTATAAACTCTAAACTGGCAGCTTCAATCCCCAACCGATGCCACAAATGTAATGAAACAGGTCATCCAACACAGTTCTGCCCAGTTGACAAACTTCGCACAACTGCTATGACAGCTCCTTCTGACCAAAGTTTGAGGGCTATGGATAACAGAAGCATTAAGCAGAAAAATGCATTTGAGATCTCGAGTTGGAAATTGGGAACAAAAAGAAAATCACCTGAACAGTATGAGGAAGTTCTTTTGGGTCATGCTGATGTGAATTCTGAAGAAACAACTAAAACTTTTGCTGCAGTTCCTAGAAATATGCCTTCTGTTGAAAGTACAATGGATGTTCAAGACCATAAGAAATCTGTGGTTGTTCCTCGAAGTGAGACAGATCTTGACGTTGCAAATGACCTAGCTGCGATGCCTGTCATACAAAACATGTCTGATCAAGCTTCCATTGAGATTGGTCTAATGAGAGCTTCAGTAATTCCAGAGATAAACTATATCTGGCA GGGTGCTTTTGAGGTGTCGACGAGTACCAGGTCTCTGACAGTTTTGGATGGTTTCCAAGCTCACTTGTCATCTTATGTCTCCCCCATTGCACTTGAAGTGGCAGGACAATTACCTTGTAAAGTTCAACTGGAGGAAGTACCACGTTTAAGCTCATGGCCTCTGCAGTTTTGCGAGAACAACCCTAAAGAAGATAGCATTGCTCTCTTTTTCTTTGCTAAAAATATTGACAG TTATGAAAATTACTATTGGAAGCTGATGGATAACATACTTAAGAACGATCTAGCTCTCATAGGTGTTGTTGGCCCTGTGGAACTTCTTATATTCCCTTCAAATTTATTACCAGAGAACTCCCAAC GTTGGAACAATTTGTTTTATCTTTGGGGTCTATTTAGAGGAAGACAGGAAAACAGCTTGGGAGATCTGCCTGGTCTGAATGAAAGGTCTCCTGTTAATAGTTTGAACATGAAATCAGCCAGAAAAGATTTATCTATGCAAACTGGTACTGAAGATTGTAGCTCTGTTGAAATATCTGATGACACAAGTCCCAAAGTGACAAGGTCTGATAAATTGCTAAGGGAAAATTCATCCAAATATAGTTCCTGCATTGATCTTCAGGCTATTCCGATATCAGGAAATGAGAATGAGGAGCAGCCTCTTGTCGAGGATATCGTGCACAAGAATGTTCCTGATGATGAAGAGCAAACAAAACAGATTTTATGGTCTCATCCTGCAGCCTGCTCATTTAGAAGCAGGAGCCATGACACTTCTGTCTGCGTTCTTCGTCCAGAATCAAAAATTCAGATAGATATTGAACAAATGGCCTCAGAAATGGAAAAAGATATCCATAGCTCG TATGGCAGACCCAATCAAAGATTTTGGTGA
- the LOC122037769 gene encoding uncharacterized protein LOC122037769 isoform X4 encodes MGSNLEGGPFDNNASQEEEDTFAFVADSVVKSGEYHMPKKAVRTLSHSLSSDSGQDSSTENAEIKQTIIASVMHDSSVENAEHKQAIKASVVHDASENVVLNPEAILDAVEDSSFLQEQTNPAGCCLFSLDASKTSDLLDRRTCSIADEQHRRNCNMGNNSCNSGGQDSNNANHGHPEELKKKVMGCHFGLTDNSHIKNDEENIHKEAIDDCNNSGPEEGETNCKGNTTILMKSSTTYCSKDANSCHNTDGIKDPISSSNMSLKFQFSCSGSQNKDLSQCAMDDGNSPIMVKLFFGNDDGKKDISDGKVSNEDNVKSQPQLVSSEGIDKCLGTENGGNGFKTQEEVKSRGCNEQSDTSKSKRQMSQGLLQPDVEGEDSEETEEDVKVCDICGDEGQEELLAICSRCSDGAEHIYCMRIMLAKVPEGEWLCEECQLKETADKVTGKSKAQISRIESPPPEESNQNNEFSMENKAIDPDIRRDNEELANLLPSKRKRETMKVDSVSKEKVNEADGASTGTSIPSKPSQFSHENCKKAASDILKLFPTTCEKLEGISHRDSDAQSFNPESSKIQTPYEQMHGTLSKSISFNNSKVPKVKQLLNNVPWKQNFAKESNLTNKRSKGPSRGITKSASFRTESCCKTLSKTHALSTSHPEISRGVKQVEGGPMLGKRNSDYQFASPAVSAKSNLKIQSCDAELKRISDSRNLAGSKGSNDATGIANEGKKQPSANPSRTSGGTSVVRFYKNEEQKPFLPPPKFAMLRHRDDKTKDQTFINSKLAASIPNRCHKCNETGHPTQFCPVDKLRTTAMTAPSDQSLRAMDNRSIKQKNAFEISSWKLGTKRKSPEQYEEVLLGHADVNSEETTKTFAAVPRNMPSVESTMDVQDHKKSVVVPRSETDLDVANDLAAMPVIQNMSDQASIEIGLMRASVIPEINYIWQGAFEVSTSTRSLTVLDGFQAHLSSYVSPIALEVAGQLPCKVQLEEVPRLSSWPLQFCENNPKEDSIALFFFAKNIDSYENYYWKLMDNILKNDLALIGVVGPVELLIFPSNLLPENSQRWNNLFYLWGLFRGRQENSLGDLPGLNERSPVNSLNMKSARKDLSMQTGTEDCSSVEISDDTSPKVTRK; translated from the exons ATGGGATCAAATCTTGAGGGAGGACCTTTTGATAATAATGCctcccaagaagaagaagatacattTGCTTTTGTTGCTGATAGTGTTGTTAAGAGCGGGGAATATCATATGCCTAAGAAAGCAGTTAGAACACTATCTCATTCACTAAGTTCTGATTCAGGACAAGATTCATCTACTGAAAATGCTGAAATTAAACAAACAATTATAGCATCAGTTATGCATGATTCATCTGTTGAAAATGCTGAACATAAACAAGCAATTAAAGCATCAGTAGTGCATGATGCATCTGAGAATGTAGTCTTAAATCCAGAGGCTATTTTAGATGCAGTTGAAGATAGTAGTTTCCTTCAAGAACAAACTAACCCTGCTGGTTGTTGTCTTTTTTCCTTAGACGCCAGTAAAACATCAGATTTGCTTGACAGGAGAACATGCAGTATTGCTGATGAGCAGCACAGAAGAAACTGTAACATGGGAAATAATTCTTGCAATTCTGGAGGTCAAGATTCCAATAATGCAAATCATGGTCATCCTGAGGAATTAAAGAAGAAAGTCATGGGATGCCACTTTGGTTTAACAGACAATTCTCACATAAAAAATGATGAGGAGAATATTCATAAAGAGGCTATTGATGACTGTAATAATAGTGGACCTGAAGAGGGTGAGACTAACTGTAAAGGAAATACAACAATTTTGATGAAGAGTAGTACCACATATTGTTCCAAAGATGCTAACTCGTGTCACAATACTGATGGCATAAAAGACCCAATTTCAAGTAGTAATATGTCTTTGAAATTCCAATTTTCTTGTTCAGGTTCACAGAACAAAGATCTGTCTCAGTGTGCCATGGATGATGGAAATTCTCCAATAATGGTCAAACTATTTTTTGGCAATGATGATGGGAAAAAGGATATTTCTGATGGTAAAGTCAGCAATGAAGATAATGTAAAGAGTCAGCCTCAGTTGGTTTCATCAGAAGGCATTGACAAATGTTTGGGAACTGAAAATGGCGGCAATGGATTCAAGACGCAGGAGGAAGTAAAGTCAAGAGGTTGTAATGAACAATCTGATACATCTAAATCAAAGCGTCAGATGTCTCAGGGGCTTTTACAGCCTGATGTTGAAGGTGAAGATTCAGAAGAAACCGAAGAAGAT GTAAAAGTATGTGATATATGTGGAGATGAAGGTCAGGAAGAGTTGCTTGCTATCTGTAGTAGGTGCAGTGATGGAGCTGAGCATAT TTACTGCATGAGAATAATGTTGGCTAAAGTTCCTGAAGGTGAGTGGTTATGTGAAGAATGCCAATTGAAAGAGACTGCAGATAAAGTAACAGGAAAATCTAAAGCACAAATTAGTAGAATAGAATCACCACCTCCTGAGGAAAGTAATCAGAACAATGAATTTAGTATGGAAAATAAGGCAATTGATCCAGACATCAGAAGAGATAATGAAGAACTAGCTAATTTACTTCCGTCTAAAAGGAAGAGAGAGACTATGAAGGTTGATTCTGTTTCTAAGGAGAAAGTCAATGAAGCAGATGGTGCCTCTACTGGTACAAGTATTCCAAGCAAACCTTCCCAGTTCTCACATGAAAATTGCAAAAAAGCTGCTAGTGATATACTAAAACTTTTTCCCACTACATGTGAGAAGTTGGAAGGTATATCCCATCGAGATTCTGATGCACAATCTTTTAATCCTGAGTCATCTAAGATACAAACACCTTATGAACAAATGCATG GGACTCtatcaaaatcaatttcatttaACAATTCAAAAGTTCCGAAAGTAAAACAGTTGCTGAATAATGTTCCTTGGAAGCAAAATTTTGCTAAGGAATCTAATTTAACCAACAAAAGAAGCAAAGGACCTAGCCGAGGAATCACAAAATCTGCATCATTCAGAACCGAGAGTTGTTGCAAAACATTAAGCAAAACTCATGCACTTAGCACGTCACACCCTGAGATTTCTAGAGGTGTCAAACAAGTGGAAGGTGGGCCCATGCTAGGTAAGAGAAATTCTGATTATCAATTTGCCAGTCCGGCGGTATCTGCTAAGTCCAATTTGAAGATTCAAAGCTGTGATGCCGAACTAAAAAGGATATCTGATTCAAGAAATCTAGCTGGCAGCAAAGGATCAAATGATGCAACTGGTATAG CTAATGAAGGGAAGAAGCAGCCATCAGCAAATCCATCACGAACTTCTGGAGGTACATCTGTAGTTAGATTCTATAAGAATGAAGAACAAAAGCCTTTTCTACCTCCTCCCAAG TTTGCAATGCTTAGGCACAGGGATGATAAAACCAAAGACCAAACCTTTATAAACTCTAAACTGGCAGCTTCAATCCCCAACCGATGCCACAAATGTAATGAAACAGGTCATCCAACACAGTTCTGCCCAGTTGACAAACTTCGCACAACTGCTATGACAGCTCCTTCTGACCAAAGTTTGAGGGCTATGGATAACAGAAGCATTAAGCAGAAAAATGCATTTGAGATCTCGAGTTGGAAATTGGGAACAAAAAGAAAATCACCTGAACAGTATGAGGAAGTTCTTTTGGGTCATGCTGATGTGAATTCTGAAGAAACAACTAAAACTTTTGCTGCAGTTCCTAGAAATATGCCTTCTGTTGAAAGTACAATGGATGTTCAAGACCATAAGAAATCTGTGGTTGTTCCTCGAAGTGAGACAGATCTTGACGTTGCAAATGACCTAGCTGCGATGCCTGTCATACAAAACATGTCTGATCAAGCTTCCATTGAGATTGGTCTAATGAGAGCTTCAGTAATTCCAGAGATAAACTATATCTGGCA GGGTGCTTTTGAGGTGTCGACGAGTACCAGGTCTCTGACAGTTTTGGATGGTTTCCAAGCTCACTTGTCATCTTATGTCTCCCCCATTGCACTTGAAGTGGCAGGACAATTACCTTGTAAAGTTCAACTGGAGGAAGTACCACGTTTAAGCTCATGGCCTCTGCAGTTTTGCGAGAACAACCCTAAAGAAGATAGCATTGCTCTCTTTTTCTTTGCTAAAAATATTGACAG TTATGAAAATTACTATTGGAAGCTGATGGATAACATACTTAAGAACGATCTAGCTCTCATAGGTGTTGTTGGCCCTGTGGAACTTCTTATATTCCCTTCAAATTTATTACCAGAGAACTCCCAAC GTTGGAACAATTTGTTTTATCTTTGGGGTCTATTTAGAGGAAGACAGGAAAACAGCTTGGGAGATCTGCCTGGTCTGAATGAAAGGTCTCCTGTTAATAGTTTGAACATGAAATCAGCCAGAAAAGATTTATCTATGCAAACTGGTACTGAAGATTGTAGCTCTGTTGAAATATCTGATGACACAAGTCCCAAAGTGACAAG GAAATGA